The following proteins come from a genomic window of Rutidosis leptorrhynchoides isolate AG116_Rl617_1_P2 chromosome 10, CSIRO_AGI_Rlap_v1, whole genome shotgun sequence:
- the LOC139871912 gene encoding 5'-methylthioadenosine/S-adenosylhomocysteine nucleosidase-like: MSPPPPNEDDVISQHDSSSIPQNRPISTIVIIIAMQTEALPLVDSFQLTEDLNSLFPIGTPWVRYHGTYKGLNINIIWPGKDAVLGVDSVGTVSASLVTYAAIQALKPDLIINAGTAGGFKAKGACIGDVYVASEVAFHDRRIPIPVFDLYGVGLRRGCSTPNLVKELEFKVGKLSTGDSLDMTPHDEASILANDAVVKDMEGAAVGYVTDLLKVPAIFVKAVTDIVDGDKPTSEEFLNNLSAVTLALGKAVTQVVDYISGKSISEL, encoded by the exons ATGTCTCCTCCTCCGCCTAATGAAGATGACGTCATAAGCCAACACGACTCATCATCAATTCCTCAAAATCGTCCCATTTCTACTATCGTTATCATCATCG CTATGCAGACTGAAGCATTACCTCTTGTTGATTCCTTTCAGCTTACCGAAGACTTGAATTCACT ATTTCCTATTGGAACGCCTTGGGTACGTTACCACGGTACTTACAAAGGTTTGAATATTAATATCATTTGGCCAGGGAAGGATGCTGTTTTAG GGGTTGACAGTGTTGGTACCGTTTCTGCATCACTTGTGACTTATGCTGCTATACAGGCATTAAAACCGGACCTCATTATAAATGCTGGCACTGCTGGTGGTTTTAAG GCAAAAGGAGCTTGTATTGGTGATGTGTATGTTGCATCAGAAGTTGCTTTCCATGATAGAAGGATACCAATCCCT GTTTTTGATCTCTACGGGGTTGGTTTGAGAAGAGGATGCTCGACGCCAAATCTGGTGAAGGAgcttgaatttaag GTTGGTAAACTGTCTACCGGAGATTCATTGGATATGACCCCACATGATGAAGCTTCCATACTTGCAAATGATGCCGTCGTCAAAGACATGGAG GGAGCTGCTGTGGGTTACGTAACGGATCTTTTGAAAGTACCAGCAATTTTTGTAAAAGCGGTTACTGATATTGTTGATGGAGACAAACCGACATCTGAAGAATTTCTAAATAATTTATCAGCAGTGACTCTTGCACTCGGCAAAGCAGTCACTCAAGTAGTTGATTACATTAGTGGAAAGTCCATCTCAGAACTCTGA